In a genomic window of Gloeocapsopsis dulcis:
- the atpE gene encoding ATP synthase F0 subunit C — protein MDPLVSAASVLAAALAVGLAAIGPGIGQGNAAGQAVEGIARQPEAEGKIRGTLLLSLAFMEALTIYGLVVALVLLFANPFA, from the coding sequence ATGGATCCATTGGTTTCTGCTGCTTCAGTTCTTGCTGCTGCTCTCGCTGTAGGGCTAGCCGCTATCGGTCCTGGAATTGGTCAAGGAAATGCAGCAGGTCAGGCTGTAGAAGGAATTGCACGTCAGCCAGAAGCAGAAGGTAAAATTCGCGGTACTCTGCTGTTAAGCTTGGCATTTATGGAAGCGTTGACAATTTACGGTCTGGTTGTTGCCCTCGTACTGTTATTCGCCAACCCATTCGCGTAG
- a CDS encoding F0F1 ATP synthase subunit B', protein MTHSIILLAAETAGKEGGLFDLDATLPLMAIQFLFLVLILNATFYKPLSKAIDERDEYIRKNQLDARERLSKVEQLASQYEQELATARRQSQQIVVDAQAEAERVAAEKIAAAQREAQAQREQAAQEIEQQKQEALASLEQQVDALSQQIMEKLLGTQLVSQR, encoded by the coding sequence ATGACACATTCAATAATCTTACTCGCAGCAGAAACAGCAGGTAAAGAAGGCGGGCTATTTGACCTTGACGCTACCCTGCCTTTAATGGCTATACAGTTTCTATTTTTGGTTTTGATTCTGAACGCAACTTTTTACAAGCCACTCAGTAAAGCAATTGATGAGCGGGATGAGTATATCCGTAAAAATCAATTGGATGCGCGTGAACGCTTGTCGAAAGTAGAGCAACTAGCATCTCAATACGAGCAAGAACTCGCCACAGCACGCCGACAGTCGCAACAAATTGTCGTTGATGCTCAAGCAGAAGCTGAAAGAGTTGCTGCAGAGAAAATTGCAGCTGCGCAAAGAGAAGCACAAGCTCAGCGAGAACAAGCAGCTCAAGAGATTGAACAACAAAAGCAAGAAGCCTTAGCTTCATTAGAACAACAAGTTGATGCTCTCAGTCAACAAATTATGGAAAAACTGCTAGGGACACAGCTTGTCAGTCAACGCTAG
- a CDS encoding F0F1 ATP synthase subunit B, protein METFLLLMAEASAVNAELAEGNHGFGLNFDILGTNLINLVIIIGVLFFFGRKVVGKTLSDRRERIETAIVNAQKRATDAKAALEEQQQKLAQAQAEAEKIRNNAQENAKVAREKILATAATDIERMKETASQDLDAERNRAIAQLRQRVVAMALEKVESQLQTGVDSDTQQKLIDRSIALLGGRS, encoded by the coding sequence ATGGAAACTTTTTTATTGTTGATGGCAGAAGCCAGCGCTGTGAATGCTGAATTGGCAGAAGGAAATCACGGTTTCGGGTTAAATTTTGACATTTTAGGAACAAACCTGATTAACCTTGTCATTATTATTGGCGTGCTGTTTTTCTTTGGACGTAAAGTTGTCGGGAAAACTCTCAGCGATCGCCGCGAACGCATCGAAACAGCAATTGTTAATGCGCAAAAGCGCGCAACCGATGCAAAAGCAGCACTAGAAGAACAACAACAGAAGCTGGCTCAAGCGCAAGCGGAAGCTGAAAAAATCCGCAACAATGCCCAAGAAAATGCCAAAGTTGCTAGGGAAAAAATTCTCGCAACGGCAGCAACTGACATTGAACGCATGAAAGAAACCGCAAGCCAAGACTTGGATGCGGAACGCAATCGCGCGATCGCCCAGTTACGTCAGCGGGTAGTCGCGATGGCGCTAGAAAAAGTCGAATCTCAGTTGCAAACTGGCGTAGACAGTGATACGCAGCAAAAACTTATTGACCGCAGTATCGCGCTGTTGGGAGGTCGTTCATGA
- the atpH gene encoding ATP synthase F1 subunit delta yields MKGGAATQIVEPYAQALMSVARNNNLIEQFGEDIRALLSLLENSEQLRDFLANPFVSVEDKKAVLQRVVGEVNPYLRNFLMLLVDRRRIILLEDVCRQFLAILRQLNQTVLAEVISAVDLTDEQQQAVREKVIAMTNAREVELDTKIDPDLIGGVIIKVGSQVFDASIRGQLRRLSLRLSGST; encoded by the coding sequence ATGAAAGGTGGTGCCGCAACCCAAATTGTTGAGCCGTATGCTCAAGCGCTGATGTCTGTGGCGCGTAACAACAATCTAATTGAGCAATTTGGTGAAGATATTCGTGCTCTACTCAGCCTGTTAGAGAATTCTGAGCAACTGCGTGATTTCCTCGCCAATCCATTTGTTAGCGTTGAGGACAAAAAAGCTGTTTTACAGCGCGTAGTTGGTGAAGTCAACCCGTATTTGCGGAACTTTCTCATGTTACTGGTAGACCGCCGCAGAATTATTTTGTTAGAAGATGTTTGTCGGCAGTTTCTTGCGATTCTACGTCAGTTAAATCAAACAGTTTTAGCAGAAGTGATTTCTGCCGTAGATCTGACGGACGAACAGCAACAAGCCGTCCGTGAGAAAGTGATCGCTATGACAAACGCGAGGGAAGTTGAATTAGACACCAAAATCGATCCTGATTTAATCGGCGGTGTCATCATTAAAGTAGGTTCTCAAGTCTTTGATGCGAGTATTCGCGGTCAACTACGTCGCCTTTCCTTACGTCTTAGCGGTAGTACATAA